One window from the genome of Candidatus Hinthialibacter antarcticus encodes:
- the nadD gene encoding nicotinate-nucleotide adenylyltransferase produces MKEIKQRVGVYGGGFDPVHNAHLLLAKTAVDALGLDRVLFVPSAGQAHYKKISNLASGEHRLAMLKLALAGESAFEASDIEIQQDSFCYTIDTLRKLRSDNPETDYILLIGGDWKQKLHSWKEGDQIPREFAVALFSRPGFDVETNLTPSEPTERIYTVKMPLLDISSSNIRERLSKGEPIHGLVPDAIAEYIQVNGLYHR; encoded by the coding sequence GCGTTTACGGCGGCGGATTCGATCCCGTCCATAACGCCCATTTGCTTTTAGCAAAAACGGCAGTCGATGCGCTTGGATTAGACCGGGTGTTGTTTGTTCCATCGGCGGGGCAGGCGCATTATAAAAAAATATCAAACCTTGCTTCCGGTGAACACCGATTGGCGATGTTGAAACTTGCGCTTGCGGGCGAATCGGCGTTCGAGGCAAGCGACATCGAAATTCAGCAAGACTCGTTTTGTTATACCATTGATACGCTGCGTAAACTTCGCTCTGACAATCCAGAGACGGATTACATTCTTCTCATTGGCGGCGATTGGAAGCAAAAACTTCACTCCTGGAAAGAGGGCGACCAGATTCCACGCGAGTTTGCCGTTGCGTTGTTTTCACGCCCTGGTTTTGACGTCGAAACCAATCTAACGCCATCCGAACCCACGGAGCGTATTTATACCGTCAAAATGCCCTTGCTAGACATTTCGTCTTCCAACATTCGTGAGCGGCTCAGCAAAGGCGAACCCATTCACGGGCTTGTCCCTGACGCCATTGCTGAATATATCCAGGTAAACGGTTTGTACCATAGATAA